A stretch of the Flavobacterium aquiphilum genome encodes the following:
- a CDS encoding HAD family hydrolase codes for MKQQCVIFDMDGVICHTNPDHGKAFEAFFDKYQIPHTQQEFEDHMYGKHNGYIMTYFFKRPISGEELKQLEDEKESMFREIYKDKVETIPHYLAFLEQLKSRGFKTAVATSAPRANLDLIINALKIEDKMDSMMASQDVQQHKPNPEVYLKSAERVGVSPSNCVVFEDSFSGVTAALNAGMKVVGVLSSHTKEQLPPCNFYINDYSDVNVDKILELLNS; via the coding sequence ATGAAGCAGCAATGTGTAATTTTTGATATGGATGGTGTAATCTGCCACACCAATCCGGATCATGGCAAAGCTTTTGAAGCATTCTTCGACAAGTACCAAATTCCTCACACCCAACAAGAATTTGAGGATCATATGTACGGAAAACACAATGGTTATATCATGACGTATTTCTTTAAGCGTCCCATTTCCGGAGAAGAACTCAAACAATTGGAAGACGAAAAAGAATCGATGTTTCGTGAAATTTATAAAGACAAAGTAGAAACCATTCCGCATTATCTAGCGTTTTTGGAGCAACTTAAATCCCGTGGTTTCAAAACCGCCGTTGCGACATCGGCTCCGCGTGCGAATCTCGATTTGATTATTAATGCCTTAAAAATCGAAGATAAAATGGATTCGATGATGGCAAGTCAAGACGTACAACAACATAAACCCAATCCGGAAGTGTATCTAAAATCGGCAGAACGTGTAGGTGTTTCCCCATCCAACTGTGTGGTTTTCGAAGATTCTTTTTCGGGGGTTACAGCGGCTCTAAATGCCGGAATGAAAGTGGTAGGCGTTTTGAGCTCGCATACCAAAGAACAATTGCCACCATGCAACTTCTATATCAACGATTACAGCGATGTAAATGTGGACAAGATTTTGGAATTATTGAACAGTTAA
- a CDS encoding FAD-dependent monooxygenase — protein sequence MNRKTNIVILGAGVGGLTTAIALRQKGFENIAIYEQRKTATTIGAGIILWANASKILDKLNLLTEVQKIGGQIKQMERWTDKDDFLGSINVSTIDSAIGANSYSVSRKELQEILLKKTNDLKIPISFNHKALQLSCKDNKATVLFDNGIEIKTDVVIGGDGRMNSVARQYVNGDNKPIYQNFVNWIGIVESDKPIFSKTDTVLDFWGCGERFGIVPINEFKGYWAGGKSLPLNSAFENANNKNDLLNLFASWSPKIEKIIRLSAEENIKYIEVFDHNPISKWHEDNVCLIGDSAHAALPTSGQGACQAIEDAWEFATALEEAKTQEEAFAIFQKNRLNKTTAITMAGRELAKSIFNEDPIFCSFRNENAKKTDYNLAAKNIAQLWSLK from the coding sequence ATGAATCGAAAAACAAATATTGTTATTTTGGGTGCCGGTGTTGGCGGGTTAACCACTGCAATTGCTTTACGTCAAAAAGGATTTGAAAACATAGCCATTTATGAACAAAGAAAAACGGCAACTACAATTGGTGCGGGCATCATACTATGGGCAAATGCAAGCAAAATTCTCGACAAACTGAATTTATTGACTGAAGTACAAAAAATTGGAGGCCAAATAAAACAAATGGAGCGCTGGACTGATAAAGACGATTTTCTTGGATCCATTAATGTTTCTACGATTGATTCAGCAATTGGTGCTAACAGTTATTCGGTGAGTAGAAAGGAACTTCAAGAAATTTTATTGAAAAAAACCAACGATCTAAAAATCCCCATTTCTTTTAATCACAAAGCCCTACAACTATCTTGCAAAGACAATAAAGCGACTGTTTTGTTCGACAATGGAATTGAAATAAAAACAGATGTCGTGATTGGTGGAGACGGAAGAATGAATTCGGTTGCAAGACAGTATGTCAATGGAGACAACAAGCCTATTTATCAGAATTTTGTAAACTGGATAGGAATCGTAGAAAGCGACAAACCTATTTTTTCAAAGACCGATACTGTTTTAGATTTTTGGGGTTGCGGAGAACGTTTTGGAATCGTCCCTATAAATGAATTCAAAGGATATTGGGCTGGCGGTAAATCGTTACCTCTAAATTCAGCTTTTGAAAACGCTAACAATAAAAATGATTTATTGAACTTATTTGCTTCGTGGTCTCCAAAAATTGAAAAAATCATTCGGTTAAGCGCTGAAGAAAACATCAAGTATATTGAGGTGTTTGACCACAACCCAATTTCAAAATGGCACGAAGATAATGTATGCCTGATTGGGGATTCGGCACATGCCGCATTGCCTACATCCGGACAAGGCGCATGCCAAGCCATAGAAGATGCATGGGAATTTGCAACCGCTCTGGAAGAAGCAAAAACACAGGAAGAAGCATTTGCAATATTTCAAAAAAACAGACTGAATAAAACAACCGCCATCACAATGGCCGGAAGAGAATTAGCCAAATCTATATTTAATGAAGATCCCATATTTTGCAGTTTCAGAAATGAAAACGCAAAAAAGACAGATTATAATCTTGCTGCCAAGAATATTGCCCAATTATGGTCTTTGAAATAA
- a CDS encoding GNAT family N-acetyltransferase translates to MNYFFRKATASEIPAIWEILQQAIARRKEDGSEQWQDGYPNPEVVQKDIERGASFVLVDGETIMGYCAVLINDEPEYAKIKGKWLSNTDFVVFHRIAISEAYLGKGLAIEIMKQIEEFALSNNIYSVKADTNFDNIAMLKIFEKLGYSYCGKVYFRGGEREAFEKLLIKE, encoded by the coding sequence ATGAATTATTTCTTTAGAAAAGCCACAGCTTCTGAAATCCCTGCGATATGGGAGATTTTACAACAGGCAATTGCCCGCAGAAAAGAAGACGGCAGCGAACAATGGCAGGACGGTTATCCAAATCCGGAAGTGGTGCAAAAAGACATTGAAAGAGGAGCTAGCTTTGTTTTGGTCGATGGCGAAACCATTATGGGATATTGCGCCGTATTGATTAACGACGAACCTGAATACGCCAAAATAAAAGGCAAATGGTTATCGAATACTGATTTTGTTGTATTTCACCGCATAGCAATTTCTGAAGCGTATTTAGGTAAAGGGCTCGCCATAGAAATCATGAAACAGATTGAAGAGTTTGCCCTAAGCAATAACATCTACAGCGTTAAAGCAGACACTAATTTTGACAATATTGCCATGCTAAAAATCTTTGAAAAACTGGGTTACAGTTATTGTGGCAAAGTATATTTTAGAGGAGGTGAAAGAGAAGCATTTGAAAAATTGCTTATTAAAGAGTAA
- a CDS encoding DUF2809 domain-containing protein: MLTFNKTYFIFTILIFLVEVFIALFVNDSFVRPYLGDVLVVILIYCFIKSFVKLPVLPVAVFVLIFAFTIEFLQFLNIVEKLHLQQSKIARTVIGTSFSWIDLLTYIIGIAIVILAEKYWLKKEIKD, translated from the coding sequence ATGCTAACATTCAATAAAACCTATTTCATTTTCACCATCCTGATTTTTTTGGTGGAAGTTTTTATTGCCCTTTTTGTAAATGATAGTTTTGTAAGGCCGTATCTCGGGGATGTTTTGGTGGTGATTTTAATCTATTGTTTTATAAAATCGTTTGTAAAATTACCTGTTTTGCCTGTTGCCGTTTTTGTGCTGATTTTTGCTTTCACAATTGAATTTCTTCAATTTTTAAATATTGTCGAAAAACTGCATTTGCAACAATCTAAAATTGCCCGAACCGTCATAGGAACATCCTTCTCATGGATTGACTTACTGACCTATATTATCGGGATTGCCATTGTTATTCTTGCCGAAAAATATTGGCTCAAGAAAGAAATCAAAGATTAA
- a CDS encoding D-2-hydroxyacid dehydrogenase family protein, whose product MKITILDDYQNAIENLDCFNLLEGQDVQILHKTERDPQKLSGLLKDSDIIVLTRERTEITKELLDLLPNLKLISQTGKISNHLNLKECTSHKIAVAEGIGSPIAPAELTWALLMNTMRQIPQAIEAMKMGKWQTNIGSTIHGKTIGIWGYGKIGQKIAQYAKVFDAKVLVWGSKNSRNKAIEDGFNSANSKKEFFETADIITLHLRLNEATNGIVKESDLLQMKKNSILINTARAELIEKGALISALKQGKPAFAGLDVYEEEPIYDSNFELFQMTNVVCTPHLGYVEKNGYELYFGKAFENVINYINGNPTNIANPEVL is encoded by the coding sequence ATGAAAATAACCATACTAGACGATTATCAAAACGCAATTGAAAACCTAGACTGTTTTAATTTACTCGAAGGTCAAGACGTTCAAATACTTCATAAAACTGAAAGAGATCCTCAAAAACTTTCCGGATTATTAAAAGACTCCGACATAATAGTCCTGACACGGGAAAGAACCGAAATCACTAAGGAGTTGCTTGATTTGTTACCCAATCTAAAACTGATTAGCCAAACAGGCAAAATATCCAACCATCTGAATTTAAAAGAATGTACCTCCCATAAAATTGCCGTTGCTGAAGGAATTGGTTCGCCCATTGCCCCAGCCGAATTAACATGGGCATTGCTAATGAATACCATGAGACAAATTCCCCAAGCGATTGAAGCTATGAAAATGGGTAAATGGCAAACGAATATTGGTTCTACAATTCATGGTAAAACAATTGGTATTTGGGGTTATGGAAAAATAGGTCAAAAGATAGCACAATATGCCAAAGTTTTTGATGCCAAAGTTTTGGTTTGGGGAAGCAAAAACTCAAGAAACAAGGCCATTGAAGACGGATTTAACAGCGCCAACTCCAAAAAAGAATTCTTTGAAACCGCCGATATTATTACCCTACATTTGCGTTTAAATGAAGCTACAAACGGTATTGTAAAGGAAAGTGATCTTTTGCAAATGAAAAAAAACTCGATTCTTATCAATACCGCTCGGGCTGAATTGATTGAAAAAGGAGCTTTAATTTCTGCCTTAAAACAAGGAAAACCAGCCTTCGCAGGATTGGATGTTTATGAAGAAGAACCAATTTATGATTCTAATTTTGAACTGTTTCAAATGACCAATGTAGTTTGCACACCGCATTTAGGCTACGTAGAAAAAAACGGTTACGAACTGTATTTTGGAAAAGCATTTGAAAATGTAATCAATTATATAAACGGAAACCCAACAAATATTGCCAATCCGGAGGTTTTATAA
- a CDS encoding molybdopterin molybdotransferase MoeA — protein MISVQEAFSILEHNLPALHKVEYPLFQARKHILAESLSSPINMPPFRQSAMDGYALCLHNDLVYEIVGEVKAGDSHLVQLLPGQAVKIFTGAAVPDSAQAVIQIEKVSANGTQLLLDELVQPETNVRPIGEQISKGDLALEKGTLLNAAAIGFLAGLGFTHVKVFQMPKIGIVVTGNELTKPGLPLEHGKVYESNGIMLQSALLDAYYDAVTLYEVNDDFENTKNKLNDALTCNELVLVSGGISVGDYDFVARALKELQVQTLFYKVNQKPGKPLFAGKLHNKMVFALPGNPAACLTCFYVYVLPTLAIMSGAEANYQQAVMVSLAHDYEVKNTRCQFLKASINDGEAEVLSHQNSSMLNSFSVSNGLVYVPHGHYELKKGDKVEVYLL, from the coding sequence ATGATATCCGTTCAAGAAGCTTTTTCAATATTAGAACATAATTTGCCTGCTTTACACAAAGTAGAATATCCTCTTTTTCAAGCTAGAAAACATATTTTGGCCGAATCTCTTTCATCACCAATCAATATGCCTCCTTTTCGCCAATCGGCGATGGACGGTTATGCTTTATGCCTGCACAATGATTTGGTTTATGAAATTGTTGGCGAAGTAAAAGCAGGTGATTCGCATTTGGTCCAATTGCTTCCGGGGCAAGCCGTAAAGATTTTTACCGGAGCAGCCGTACCGGATTCGGCTCAGGCTGTAATTCAGATTGAGAAGGTCTCTGCAAATGGAACTCAATTATTGCTGGACGAATTGGTACAACCCGAAACAAATGTGCGACCTATCGGCGAACAGATTTCGAAAGGGGATTTGGCACTTGAAAAAGGAACTTTGCTAAACGCCGCTGCAATTGGATTTTTGGCTGGACTTGGTTTTACACATGTAAAGGTTTTTCAAATGCCCAAGATTGGTATTGTGGTGACAGGTAATGAGCTTACCAAACCGGGCTTGCCGCTCGAACACGGAAAAGTGTATGAAAGCAACGGAATTATGCTGCAATCAGCTTTGTTGGACGCCTATTATGATGCGGTGACTTTGTATGAAGTCAATGATGATTTTGAAAATACCAAAAACAAACTAAATGACGCTTTAACATGCAACGAATTGGTTTTGGTTTCTGGCGGAATATCGGTCGGGGATTATGATTTTGTGGCTCGTGCTTTAAAAGAATTGCAAGTGCAGACTCTTTTTTACAAAGTCAATCAAAAACCGGGGAAGCCTTTGTTTGCGGGTAAATTGCACAATAAGATGGTTTTTGCCTTGCCCGGAAATCCTGCTGCCTGCCTGACTTGTTTTTATGTTTATGTTTTACCAACGCTGGCTATCATGTCTGGAGCTGAAGCGAATTACCAACAGGCCGTTATGGTTTCATTAGCTCACGATTATGAAGTAAAAAACACTCGTTGTCAGTTTTTGAAAGCCAGCATCAACGATGGTGAAGCAGAAGTTCTAAGCCATCAAAATTCCTCTATGCTCAATTCTTTTTCAGTTTCCAACGGACTGGTTTATGTTCCGCACGGACATTATGAATTGAAAAAAGGGGATAAGGTTGAAGTGTATTTGTTATAA
- the hemL gene encoding glutamate-1-semialdehyde 2,1-aminomutase, whose product MIYQRSSQLFAEAEKVIPGGVNSPVRAFKAVGGTPIFVKSAKGAYLLDEDGNRLIDYINSWGPMILGHAYEPVVKAVVEKAKLGTSFGMPTELETQIAALAVSMVPNIDKIRFVNSGTEACMSAVRLARGFTKRDKIIKFAGCYHGHSDSFLIQAGSGAVTFGTPNSPGVTAGTAKDTLLAKYNDLDNVKTLIEANKNEIAAIIIEPVAGNMGCIPPAKGFLEGLRELCTVNGILLIFDEVMTGFRLARGGAQELLNINADIVCFGKVIGGGLPVGAFAAREEIMNYLAPLGPVYQAGTLSGNPLAMAAGLAMLQALDTDREIFKRLEEKTAYLAAGIERVLKANNVVFTINRVGSMISVHFDANPVTDFQTAANGDNETFKKFFHGLVAEGVYIAPSAYETWFITDALTYEDLDFTIRAIDKVSKTF is encoded by the coding sequence ATGATATACCAAAGAAGCAGTCAGCTTTTTGCTGAAGCAGAAAAAGTAATTCCGGGAGGAGTAAATTCGCCGGTAAGGGCTTTCAAAGCCGTGGGAGGAACACCAATATTTGTAAAAAGTGCCAAAGGAGCCTATTTACTTGACGAAGACGGAAACCGATTAATCGATTATATCAATTCTTGGGGGCCAATGATTTTAGGTCACGCATACGAACCTGTAGTAAAAGCTGTTGTTGAAAAGGCAAAACTGGGAACTTCTTTCGGAATGCCAACCGAATTAGAAACTCAAATTGCAGCTTTAGCAGTTTCTATGGTGCCAAATATTGATAAAATCCGTTTTGTGAATTCGGGTACCGAAGCCTGTATGAGTGCAGTGCGTTTGGCTCGCGGATTTACAAAAAGAGATAAAATCATAAAATTTGCTGGTTGCTACCATGGACATTCTGATTCGTTTTTAATACAAGCGGGAAGTGGTGCAGTTACTTTTGGAACTCCAAATAGTCCGGGAGTTACGGCAGGAACGGCCAAAGATACTTTGCTTGCCAAATACAATGATTTGGATAATGTAAAGACTTTGATCGAAGCCAATAAAAATGAAATTGCCGCAATAATCATCGAGCCTGTTGCCGGAAATATGGGATGCATTCCACCTGCAAAAGGATTTTTGGAAGGATTGCGCGAGTTGTGTACAGTAAACGGAATTCTGCTAATTTTTGATGAGGTAATGACTGGTTTTAGATTGGCAAGAGGTGGAGCTCAGGAATTATTAAATATTAATGCCGATATCGTTTGTTTCGGAAAAGTAATCGGTGGAGGATTGCCAGTTGGTGCTTTTGCGGCAAGAGAAGAAATTATGAATTACCTGGCACCATTGGGGCCTGTTTATCAAGCAGGAACTTTGTCGGGGAATCCGTTGGCGATGGCTGCTGGATTAGCTATGTTGCAGGCATTGGATACTGATCGTGAAATTTTCAAAAGACTAGAAGAAAAAACAGCTTATTTAGCAGCGGGAATCGAAAGAGTTTTGAAAGCCAATAATGTTGTTTTTACTATCAATAGAGTGGGTTCAATGATTTCGGTTCATTTTGATGCTAATCCGGTAACCGATTTTCAAACAGCAGCAAATGGGGATAATGAAACCTTTAAGAAATTCTTCCACGGATTGGTTGCCGAGGGAGTTTATATCGCTCCATCAGCTTATGAAACCTGGTTCATCACTGATGCACTGACTTATGAGGACTTGGATTTTACCATCCGGGCGATTGATAAAGTTTCAAAAACGTTCTAG
- a CDS encoding glucosaminidase domain-containing protein produces the protein MLKKTALFLLIGTIIGCGSSKPAIVTKKQPVGWKYSKPIQVGSSGNNTSPTTSKPMTTNELTKAYIAQYNSVAMNNMKMYGIPASIILAQGILESGAGKGDLAMTANNHFGIKCHNDWTGDKIYKDDDSPNECFRKYDKASESYQDHALLLTGKKRYANLFALPKGDYKAWAKGLREAGYATDPRYPEKLISYIETYNLSQYDSKVLGKAITKDEAKVLLEDNFGIDEVNLYEIQKGDTLYSVSKKFNLTVEELKQKNNLMDTALYVGQKLIVK, from the coding sequence ATGTTAAAAAAAACAGCTTTATTTCTTTTGATTGGGACTATTATCGGATGCGGTTCTTCGAAACCTGCTATAGTGACTAAAAAACAACCGGTGGGGTGGAAATATTCCAAACCAATTCAAGTAGGAAGCAGTGGAAATAATACATCGCCGACTACTTCAAAACCAATGACTACAAATGAATTGACCAAAGCCTATATTGCACAATATAACTCGGTTGCAATGAATAATATGAAAATGTATGGAATTCCCGCTAGTATTATTTTGGCACAAGGAATTTTGGAATCGGGTGCAGGTAAAGGAGATCTGGCAATGACAGCGAATAATCATTTCGGGATTAAATGCCATAACGACTGGACGGGTGATAAAATTTACAAAGACGATGATTCTCCCAATGAATGTTTTAGGAAATATGATAAAGCTTCCGAATCGTATCAGGACCATGCTTTGTTGTTAACTGGAAAAAAAAGATATGCTAATTTGTTTGCATTGCCCAAAGGAGATTACAAAGCTTGGGCAAAAGGCTTGAGAGAAGCAGGCTATGCAACTGATCCAAGATACCCAGAAAAATTGATAAGCTATATTGAGACGTACAATTTGAGCCAATATGATAGTAAAGTTTTAGGAAAAGCAATAACCAAGGATGAAGCCAAAGTATTGCTCGAAGATAATTTTGGGATTGATGAGGTTAATTTGTATGAAATCCAGAAAGGGGATACTTTGTATTCGGTTTCCAAAAAATTCAATTTAACAGTTGAAGAATTAAAACAGAAAAATAATTTAATGGATACTGCGCTTTACGTTGGACAAAAACTGATAGTGAAATAA
- a CDS encoding 1-aminocyclopropane-1-carboxylate deaminase/D-cysteine desulfhydrase → MNQKITYNLPNGISLEIKREDLLHPFISGNKFRKMKYNLLQAKIEKQETFLTFGGAYSNHIAAAAYAGKEQGFKTIGVIRGDELGDKIDKNPTLRFARECGMQFEFVNREAYRQKTDPDFIANLRKKFGSFYLVPEGGTNQYAIKGCEEILTDEDSVFDFICCAVGTGGTISGLINSALPHQKVLGFPALKVDFLKDETPMNKFSSNLIEKSVPDDLRQMTTLPEEIRKFATNENWELITDYHFGGYGKVNEELIQFINQFYKKTQVPLDPIYTGKMVFGVMDLIQKNYFPKNAKILLIHTGGLQGIQGMNALLKSKNKTLIET, encoded by the coding sequence TTGAATCAAAAAATAACATACAATCTTCCCAACGGAATTTCCCTCGAAATCAAGAGGGAAGATTTGTTGCATCCTTTTATTTCAGGAAATAAATTCAGGAAGATGAAGTATAATTTGCTTCAGGCAAAAATCGAAAAGCAGGAAACGTTCCTCACTTTTGGTGGTGCCTATTCCAATCATATTGCGGCTGCAGCTTATGCAGGAAAAGAACAGGGTTTTAAAACTATTGGAGTGATTCGCGGGGATGAATTGGGGGATAAAATTGACAAAAATCCAACTTTGCGGTTTGCTCGGGAATGCGGAATGCAATTTGAGTTTGTGAATCGAGAAGCTTATCGACAGAAAACTGATCCCGATTTTATAGCTAATTTAAGGAAAAAATTCGGTTCGTTTTATCTTGTGCCGGAAGGCGGAACCAATCAATATGCGATAAAAGGCTGCGAAGAAATACTGACTGATGAAGATAGTGTTTTTGATTTTATTTGTTGCGCGGTAGGAACGGGCGGAACCATTTCGGGCTTAATCAATAGTGCATTGCCTCATCAAAAAGTTTTAGGATTTCCGGCATTAAAAGTCGATTTTTTAAAAGATGAAACGCCCATGAATAAATTTTCTTCAAATTTAATTGAAAAAAGCGTTCCTGACGACCTTAGGCAAATGACTACTTTACCGGAAGAAATTCGTAAATTTGCGACCAATGAGAATTGGGAATTAATAACCGATTATCATTTTGGGGGCTATGGAAAAGTGAATGAAGAATTGATTCAGTTTATAAATCAGTTTTACAAGAAAACACAAGTTCCGTTAGACCCCATTTATACGGGAAAGATGGTTTTTGGCGTTATGGATTTAATACAGAAAAACTATTTTCCAAAAAATGCTAAAATTTTATTGATTCATACCGGAGGATTGCAGGGAATTCAGGGAATGAATGCGCTTTTGAAAAGCAAAAACAAAACATTGATAGAAACATAA
- a CDS encoding DUF5522 domain-containing protein, translating into MIEQDNENKLTEAEDFYFTPEGYKCFTEKYHLKRGYCCKSGCRHCPYGFDKKTGEIRK; encoded by the coding sequence ATGATAGAACAAGATAATGAAAATAAATTAACAGAAGCGGAAGATTTTTATTTCACTCCTGAAGGTTACAAATGCTTCACCGAAAAATACCATTTAAAAAGAGGCTATTGTTGCAAAAGCGGTTGTCGCCATTGTCCTTATGGGTTTGATAAGAAAACGGGGGAGATTAGAAAATAG
- a CDS encoding urocanate hydratase: protein MTFQEQIQQGIPFILPQPKPFDANINHAPKRKEILTEEEKKLALRNALRYFEPKHHEELLPEFRNELETYGRIYMYRFRPDYKMYARPISEYPGKSEQAKAIMLMIQNNLDYAVAQHPHELITYGGNGAVFQNWAQYLLTMKYLSEMTDEQTLTMYSGHPMGLFPSHKDAPRVVVTNGMVIPNYSQPNDWERMNALGVSQYGQMTAGSYMYIGPQGIVHGTTITVLNGFRKIKRSPKGGLFVTSGLGGMSGAQPKAGNIAGCITVCAEVNPKITHIRHSQGWINEIIENLDELVQRVNLAKANNETVSIAYLGNVVDLWERFNEENLYIDLGSDQTSLHNPWAGGYYPVGVSFEEANAMMANNPDLFKEKVQETLRRHAAAINKHTAKGTYFFDYGNAFLLEASRAGADVLKEESIAFPSPSGRAGVGIDFKYPSYVQDIMGPMCFDYGFGPFRWVCTSGKREDLAKTDAIASQVLEEMAKTAPIEIQQQMQDNIQWIKGAQENKLVVGSQARILYADAEGRMKIAEAFNQAIVKGEIGAVVLGRDHHDVSGTDSPYRETSNIYDGSRFTADMAIQNVIGDSFRGATWVSIHNGGGVGWGEVINGGFGMVLDGTPEASRRLTSMLFWDVNNGISRRSWARNEGAVFAIKRAMEVEPLLKVTLPNLVNDELLK from the coding sequence ATGACTTTCCAAGAACAAATTCAACAGGGAATCCCATTTATATTACCCCAGCCAAAACCGTTTGACGCAAACATTAACCACGCACCGAAAAGAAAAGAAATCTTAACCGAGGAAGAAAAAAAACTGGCGCTTCGAAATGCCTTGCGCTATTTTGAGCCAAAACATCACGAGGAACTGCTTCCTGAGTTTCGCAACGAACTCGAAACCTACGGACGAATTTATATGTACCGCTTTCGTCCTGATTATAAAATGTATGCCCGTCCAATCTCCGAATATCCAGGAAAAAGCGAACAAGCCAAAGCCATTATGCTAATGATTCAGAACAATCTGGATTACGCAGTCGCACAACATCCGCACGAACTGATTACCTACGGAGGAAATGGTGCGGTTTTCCAAAACTGGGCACAATATTTATTAACGATGAAATACTTGTCGGAGATGACCGATGAGCAAACATTGACGATGTATTCCGGACATCCGATGGGGTTATTTCCTTCCCACAAAGACGCTCCTAGAGTTGTTGTCACCAACGGAATGGTAATCCCAAATTATTCCCAACCCAATGATTGGGAAAGAATGAATGCATTAGGCGTTTCGCAATACGGACAAATGACCGCCGGAAGCTATATGTACATAGGCCCTCAGGGGATTGTGCACGGAACGACAATTACGGTTTTGAATGGTTTTCGAAAAATAAAAAGAAGTCCAAAAGGAGGTTTATTTGTGACTTCCGGTTTAGGAGGAATGAGCGGCGCACAGCCAAAAGCTGGAAATATTGCCGGCTGCATAACGGTTTGCGCTGAAGTGAATCCAAAAATAACCCACATTCGTCACAGTCAGGGTTGGATTAACGAAATAATTGAGAATCTTGACGAATTGGTTCAAAGAGTAAATTTGGCAAAAGCCAATAACGAAACCGTGTCTATCGCTTACCTCGGGAATGTTGTGGATCTTTGGGAACGATTTAACGAAGAAAACCTTTATATCGATTTGGGTTCCGACCAAACTTCGCTACACAATCCTTGGGCAGGAGGATATTATCCGGTCGGAGTTTCATTTGAAGAAGCCAATGCTATGATGGCAAACAATCCTGATTTATTCAAAGAAAAAGTTCAGGAAACCTTGCGTCGTCATGCAGCCGCTATCAACAAACACACAGCCAAAGGAACGTATTTCTTTGACTATGGCAATGCCTTTTTACTGGAAGCCTCACGAGCCGGTGCTGATGTACTAAAAGAAGAAAGCATTGCTTTTCCCTCTCCTTCGGGGAGGGCTGGGGTGGGGATTGATTTCAAGTACCCAAGTTATGTACAGGACATCATGGGACCAATGTGTTTTGACTACGGATTCGGTCCTTTCCGTTGGGTTTGTACCTCTGGAAAACGGGAAGATTTAGCAAAAACTGATGCTATTGCAAGTCAGGTTTTAGAAGAAATGGCCAAAACAGCTCCTATTGAAATCCAGCAACAAATGCAGGATAATATTCAATGGATAAAAGGTGCTCAGGAGAATAAATTGGTCGTTGGTTCACAGGCCAGAATCCTATATGCCGATGCCGAAGGTCGTATGAAAATTGCCGAAGCTTTCAATCAAGCTATTGTCAAAGGCGAAATTGGAGCGGTTGTTCTGGGTCGCGATCATCATGACGTTTCCGGAACTGATTCGCCTTACCGCGAAACTTCCAATATTTATGACGGTTCAAGATTCACTGCCGATATGGCCATACAAAACGTAATTGGCGACAGTTTCCGCGGTGCCACCTGGGTATCGATCCACAATGGAGGCGGCGTTGGCTGGGGCGAAGTAATTAACGGCGGTTTCGGAATGGTGCTTGACGGTACCCCCGAAGCTTCACGACGACTGACTTCAATGCTTTTTTGGGATGTCAATAACGGAATATCGAGACGCAGCTGGGCCAGAAACGAAGGCGCTGTTTTTGCCATAAAACGTGCTATGGAAGTCGAGCCTTTGTTGAAAGTGACCCTCCCCAATTTAGTCAATGATGAATTGCTGAAATAA